The window TCCTTTTAAGTTTGcattatataaaaacattcgaatatatatatatctaaatctAATATGTATTAATGATCATTCTGTGATAAAAACATTGCTATTCTATGTTAACTATTGCCCAAGACAGCAACTTGGGGTTGAGGGTTACAGTGTTTTAGATCaacttttgttattttttattgtttactgcTATGTTCGTGACTTTGGTTATAAAAACGTTGCTAACAAACATTAcgaaattatattataatctaATAGAAAACAGTGTGTATGTTGGTAATATAGTTAATATGTGCGTTAGAGTATATCGTTATTGGATATGTTAGTATTGTATAAAAGTTCTAACCGTTAATCCTGTCGATGAGTTACTGTGCTAAAAACCAGAGATTCTATCTATGAACTACTCATATAGTCCACTATTATTTTAGAAGCTGTATATATATGAAACTACTCATATAGTCGAATATTATTTTAGAacctttaaaatatatatcgataactaagtaaacaaaaaacttaaaccATGTACTGAGAAAAcatgaacaatttttttaaaaaatcataactCCATAAATTCCGTcacaaagaaaatatgaaaaaaaaacaaattcaagtTTGTTAAAACAGTAGCTAAAACGGAGCCCTACCAGCGCCGGAGGAATTCCCCGGCCAGTTGTCAACTCCCATATGAGGCAAACTCATTGGTAAACTGAAGAACGGCAAGCTTCCGCCTCCACCTCCGTTGGTGGCTTCCGTGTACATATTTGCTCCGCCGCTTTGGACTTGTAACTGCTCCTCGTGCTCGTCCAAAGGCAACCTTTCATACGCCACGTTCGTAAAAGACGCCGCCATGACCATCACCGGCCCCGCCGCCATCAATTCTCCAACGACGTTACCTCCGACGACCTGTCCCTGAGCTCCGGCGAGGAGTATCGTCAAGTTCGTCGCTCCTGGAGGAGCAGGCGGCGGGAGAAAAGATCCAGAGAGGGAAAGAATCTCGAAAGTGCCTCGCAACGTCACAACAGCTCCGACCGCCGTCGGCTGACGGATGCTGACGTTAGTGACGGTTCCTGTTCCGGAAAGAACGCAAATCCCTCGCTGTCTCCGCCGCGCGTAAGTAGAGATACACTCGAAGACGTCGCAGCCACTTCCGACTTCAAGAATGTGAGCCCTAAGAGTGTTTGCGCTCTCGCGCGTGACGATCATTGGAGGTTTCGGTTTGTTCTTCGATCCAGCTGGACGGCCACGTGGCCGCCGCATAACGAGCTCACCACTTGCTCCTCCGCCACCGCCTAGTCCAGAGTTGTCATTAGAAGCTATCAAATCCAAACCTTGATGATGGTTATGGTTGTGATGGTGATGATGGTGGTTTCCTCCAGCGCCACCGCCATCTTCGTGGTGGTTGTCGGTGGAGAACTGACCAACACCGCCGCCTTCGACGTTGTGAACGTAGCGAGAAGTTGTGCCTAGATCGAGACCAGCCATGCCAATATCAAActgagaaaaaaacaaacaaaatatatttaaaaagggAGTTGGGATTTTTAAAACGTAATTAGGGATACTAAtgatttagggttagatttaATGTAAGAGATAGACAAgcagaaaatttataaaaaggtAGAGAAGAAACTATATAGAAACCTGAGAaatgaaatatttatgaaaggggaagaagaagtagaagacCAAGTCTTGTCTCTTGACCCAGTTGGCCCCAATAGACaattattacaatttataaGGTCTTGTACATGTGTGGTAAAAAAAAAGGTctttgtgggaaccaaaattcgcactgtcgatttccgtttaaataaggaaactaagaaaaccctaattttccagaggacccggatatctgttaattaccacacgtcaagtaatcagaacacgagaataacaacgataaaaataagaaatcgaaaagagagcaaagtagatcttattccgaatctgcgtatgagcgttacaacaaggtataagcctgggctcgagagctgtcggcgagaatcctagttctagcaaccctaagacggctaaacctaattgagtcgcagctcgaaataacaaaaacgaaaaattgcctaaattgctctaagtgctaagtttgctctgaaaaagttccctcctctgctcctcgcctaggactccttatatactagctccaaggtcggtttacgcttttactcttctgcccttaagccgtcatatcataaaaatggagatattccaattttcccgatcttcacaattatctacaaaacttccgtatttatccgcggaaacttgacatttatccttcttcgtgggccaagcgtgaaccacgctgtggttcacgggcttttggttaggaaaaatcgtaggatgggcctcgagtcgtgttttaggtccctttggaccgtcttccgacttgacacgtttactacgagttttccgcggtttctaatccgcgaagtttgatcgatgaattagaatagcaggaaacatggactgagcttgctacggtcttcgggagatagcattcgaaggtttgacgagaatgcaaggactggtgtcgtatcgatgttcggaaaggttcaatcgctacacagcgaccgaactttggctcgagcccggtcgctacgtagcgactagcgaccgagctcgagacgatcgctacgtagcgaccgagcttggctgagctcggtcgctacgtagcgaccgagctttggctcgggctcggtcgctatgtagcgaccgagcgggacgatcgctcggtcgctacgtagcgaccgagctttggctcgagctcggtcgctacgaacggagagacatggtttaggatctcgtatcttttagatatcatgccttgagatgtttgagaccagagcgttgggtttagggcaagacctaggtttactttcggttaaggtttgtgcggtgactagccggctatcgtttttcctgttgcgatttcttcctgattcgcatcgatttaaagtccgcgatatgttctcgacttatatgacttgtatggtacgaatcgagcatcttctcagaatcaactggaagtgctaaaccaaaatttcggatttttgttgtagcgcgcttttgtccttgtgctggacgttgttaaagatcgaattgcgtttgtttaagacggctggcgtgttcgtcggggccaatcgacgaacggggtgtaatgtttttggtggtcgcgttcggacaatttgttagtattgtcctcgaattttaatttttgcgatgtctcgcagttatttcgaggattatacgtgtatttttgcgtgtttgaaagatgataatctttacgatttttgggccggaaggggccgcagacaagagtcttaacgttttcaggaGTGTCTTGAAAGTTTcctttgtgttttactgaagcgtaaacgttttcgataaaaaggacaacgtatattgtagtaaaagtttttgaagtttctaaaaactcgattacaataatgaagatttttctaagtgggagtatacgagtatacgcacccactccccccccctttttagagagggggatagctgaactcgtcttttgacgagctgcctacgtacccctttcgaggatcaagccatctcgtagttctgtttcatgccgcgagtgttcttactcggcggtagatgtcgcgatgtccgccttgaccgtgtcgatcgtggctgggtcgacgctattttccggatgttccggttgagttgtcgcgtgggcttcggatttatgtcgagcttcgacgtccgatgcgtttgcgttgatagacgattttacttcgtcctctcccggggcgcttttggctgaagatcgatctatcttcgcgcgtttgccgtttacagaagccgtgatttgccttaacttatgctccgcgaggaagcatagtcgcgactgtttttggcatccctagatggccgcgactccgctcggcgttgggaacttgagacccaggtggtaggttgacggaactgcctgcatggcgttgagccatggggttcccatgatcacgttgtagatagcgggatgatcgactaccgcgaattcgacgattttcgtgatctcctttgccatgactggcaattggattgatccgagagtcattgacacttcgcctgaaaaacctgtgagtggttttggcgtcggaattacttctccgagttcgatactcatccgcttgagagtgtcgcggaagattacgttgaccgtgcttcccgtgtcgacgagtacccttccgacttctaaatctcgtatgatgagatctatgacgagcgggtcgcagtgaggttggtcgataccgccggcttcctCCTATGTGAatgtgatcgagcaactttggccgtttcgaggaggagaccatgtaagccaatttgcacttgactctgccttccgttggtaagccttgatggccgacacggtatcgccgcagtattgtgatcctccgatgatcatattgactctgcgatgattgttatcgttccctttgtcatctggcctcctaccgcgtttatccccaggttggtttcgttgaggggatttttcagcggacgaatttctatccgtctttggaggccgatcagaatcgaggatgagatccttgacgctagttacttccgaaagctctccagcgagtagcttcgcggccagtcttgctcccaagactttgcaattggtcgtggagtgtcctcgggattggtggaactcgcagaaggtgttttcgtcgtacccttgattgcgagtccatgtgttgcccgtggtccggccctgatccgaattgatcgcatagttatgcgccccttggagatcttccccctcgtgatggacgtacttgtcgttacgagagttcttctttttccccttcggatctgcgtctttcgaggatggtcttgccggcttatgtttttgcgataagactttagtttcttcctcgactatgatgtagtccgttgctttgtggagggcgtcctggatcgttcgcggtttgtcgagagttatccattttctgaatttcgacttgtaccagagcgtctttctcagcgcgtcgatggccactttgtcgcttatcccgctgaccctggacattatcagcttgaaccgactgataaactcgcggagtggttcgtcttccctctgggagagactccagaggtcaacatcggaggtttctctgtctatgaatacagagtactgtttgaggaattccgatgcgagctgtcgaaaactcccgatggtgttgcgacgaaggcgtgcgaaccattcgagcgctgctccttcaagattttcgacgaacaggcggcaatagccggtatctttttcgccgtccttcagtcttgctcttcccatcgcgatgtggaaagcctgaaggtgcgcttttgggtcggccgtaccatcgtactttggtactttgatctttcccggatcggacaccctcatgtccgaaatgcgactggtaaagtgggtctttcgagctccttccagcagtcgatcgatctcgggggcagcactagtagaatgatggatttgagactttacggctctcacttctgccgcagtcttagtgatgtagtcgtgaagatcgcggatatccgatgtctcgtcagtagatttccgagcctgtcggcgtttactgcgagtgagctcggtttgcctttcggccagctcctcttgttcattccaataggcgacttcttcctcttccgtcattggtttttcgaacggggagccttcccgagcggatcggcttctggtccttcttggatgtctgtcgacatcctcgtcggtgtcgttggagacatcgctaggatccatgTCAATGtattcggcttcgttatcctccgagtcctttgcagggggcggaagactttcagagttccccttttcgatgggagatttctcgctaaggttttgaccggaaggtcgttcccgtgcgactcctgctctatcgagtggggtggcgaagtcgagccttttcccgcggggacggattgcttgggtccttgccgttaaggtttcaacctgtttggtcaaggtattcacgagcttatcctgttcttccgaccttttctcataggtggcgaacatctttttgaactcctcgagcgtcgcggtgttggcttgcgcgttggccgcggatacgtccgctactggagtgtggagatcggtgccgctgcctctgttaagaggagtttgcacgttatccgcgtcgttggttgacatgtcagactgtgtgtggcttttgcgggttagattgatccgtaaggccccctccttctagcgccaaactgtgggaaccgaaattcgcactgtcgatttccgtttaaataaggaaactaagaaaaccctaatttcccagaggacccggatatctgttaattaccacacgtcaagcaatcagaacacgagaataacaacgataaaaataagaaatcgaaaagagagcaaagtagatcttattccgaatctgcgtatgagcgttacaacaaggtataagcctgggctcgagagctgtcggcgagattcctagttctagcaaccctaagacggctaaacctaattgag is drawn from Brassica rapa cultivar Chiifu-401-42 chromosome A05, CAAS_Brap_v3.01, whole genome shotgun sequence and contains these coding sequences:
- the LOC103867376 gene encoding AT-hook motif nuclear-localized protein 21, with the protein product MAGLDLGTTSRYVHNVEGGGVGQFSTDNHHEDGGGAGGNHHHHHHNHNHHQGLDLIASNDNSGLGGGGGASGELVMRRPRGRPAGSKNKPKPPMIVTRESANTLRAHILEVGSGCDVFECISTYARRRQRGICVLSGTGTVTNVSIRQPTAVGAVVTLRGTFEILSLSGSFLPPPAPPGATNLTILLAGAQGQVVGGNVVGELMAAGPVMVMAASFTNVAYERLPLDEHEEQLQVQSGGANMYTEATNGGGGGSLPFFSLPMSLPHMGVDNWPGNSSGAGRAPF